A single Callithrix jacchus isolate 240 chromosome 4, calJac240_pri, whole genome shotgun sequence DNA region contains:
- the CALHM5 gene encoding calcium homeostasis modulator protein 5 codes for MDAFQGILKFFLNQKTVLGYSFMALLTVGSERLFSVVAFKCPCSTENMAYGLVFLFAPAWVLLILGFFLNNRSWRLFTGCCVNPRKIFPRGDSCRFFYVLGQITLSSLVAPVMWLSVALLNGTFYVCAMSGTRNSGLLELICKGKPKECWEELYKVSCGKTSMIPTINEELKLSLQAQSQILGWCLICSASFFSLLTACYARCRSKVSYLQLSFWKTYSEREKEQLENTFLDYANKLSERNLKCFFENKSPDAFPLPTFAAWEAASELHSFDQSRQHYSTLHRVVDNGLELNPENDETTMILVGTAHNM; via the exons ATGGATGCTTTTCAgggcattttaaaattcttccttaATCAGAAAACTGTTCTCGGTTATAGCTTCATGGCTCTGCTGACTGTGGGAAGTGAGCGTCTCTTTTCTGTCGTGGCTTTTAAGTGCCCCTGCAGCACTGAGAATATGGCCTATGGGCTGGTTTTCCTCTTTGCTCCTGCCTGGGTGTTACTGATTCTAGGATTCTTTCTGAACAACAGGTCATGGAGACTCTTCACAGGCTGCTGTGTGAATCCCAGGAAAATCTTTCCCAGAGGCGACAGCTGCCGTTTCTTCTACGTCCTCGGTCAGATCACCCTGAGCTCATTGGTGGCTCCAGTGATGTGGCTTTCTGTGGCTCTGCTCAATGGAACTTTTTATGTATGTGCCATGAGTGGGACGAGAAATTCAGGACTCCTGGAACTGATTTGCAAGGGTAAGCCCAAAGAGTGCTGGGAAGAACTTTACAAAGTATCTTGTGGCAAAACTAGCATGATACCCACCATCAATGAAGAACTGAAACTGTCCCTTCAGGCCCAGTCTCAG aTTCTAGGATGGTGCCTGATTTGTTCAgcatctttcttctctctgctcactgcatgtTATGCTCGTTGCCGATCTAAAGTTAGCTACCTTCAGCTGAGTTTTTGGAAGACATATTCAGAAAGGGAGAAGGAGCAGTTGGAAAATACGTTTCTGGACTATGCCAACAAGCTGAGTGAGAGGAACCTGAAATGCTTTTTTGAAAACAAGAGTCCAGATGCCTTTCCCCTGCCTACGTTTGCTGCCTGGGAGGCTGCTTCAGAGCTGCATTCTTTCGACCAAAGCCGGCAACACTATAGTACCCTCCACAGAGTGGTGGACAATGGTCTGGAACTTAACCCTGAAAATGATGAGACGACAATGATTCTTGTGGGTACTGCCCACAATATGTAG